In Sphaeramia orbicularis chromosome 1, fSphaOr1.1, whole genome shotgun sequence, a genomic segment contains:
- the pet117 gene encoding protein PET117 homolog, mitochondrial, translating to MSTTSKVVLGVSVVLTLSTVGAVHLKQSWDRERLHEGVVRDLERVQRKKENLRLLEEQRTLTRQLEAERRSKESELHPQDHTHH from the exons ATGTCCACAACCTCCAAAGTGGTTCTGGGAGTTTCTGTGGTTCTGACTCTGAGCACCGTGGGAGCCGTGCACCTCAAACAGTCCTGGGACAGAGAG CGTCTCCACGAGGGTGTGGTCAGGGATCTGGAGCGAGTCCAGAGAAAGAAGGAGAATCTGAGGCTTCTGGAGGAACAGAGGACTCTAACCCGACAACTGGAGGCGGAGAGGCGGAGCAAAGAgtctgagctccacccacagGACCACACCCACCACTAA